The following are encoded together in the Sorghum bicolor cultivar BTx623 unplaced genomic scaffold, Sorghum_bicolor_NCBIv3 super_33, whole genome shotgun sequence genome:
- the LOC110431503 gene encoding uncharacterized protein LOC110431503 → MNDIFSRTADMPKIKINLNQYGQPVGDDYRKFASAIGCQVRKKLPVGFNDWRVVPLGKKLEVWDNLQGKALGRPPRRDEVYINTHTRRNGVPLREAAGTIDELKAIVEAQPELKDKTIQEGDAYAAVCGAKELRGRVRVLGLGPTPQEVGTPGLKALMSTRMQMEIVARQNAESKNRALEQRILELEEERLAQGRTNVEVLPQHGSNSRQYAV, encoded by the exons ATGAATGACATATTCTCAAGGACAGCTGATATGcctaaaattaaaataaatctcAATCAATATGGTCAGCCTGTAGGAGATGATTATAGGAAGTTTGCTAGTGCCATTGGCTGTCAAGTGAGAAAGAAATTACCAGTTGGATTTAACGATTGGAGGGTTGTTCCCCTTGGAAAGAAGCTTGAAGTTTGGGATAACTTGCAG GGTAAAGCACTTGGACGTCCCCCTCGAAGAGATGAAGTGTATATTAATACACATACAAGAAGGAATGGTGTGCCTTTAAGGGAGGCAGCAGGAACGATT GATGAGCTTAAAGCCATTGTTGAAGCTCAACCAGAGTTGAAGGATAAAACAATTCAAGAAGGCGATGCGTATGCTGCTGTTTGCGGAGCAAAGGAGCTAAGAGGACGTGTTCGTGTTTTGGGTCTGGGACCAACTCCCCAAGAGGTTGGTACCCCAGGGCTCAAAGCACTCATGTCAACAAGGATGCAAATGGAAATTGTTGCTCGACAGAATGCTGAAAGTAAGAACAGAGCTCTTGAGCAACGTATTTTGGAATTGGAAGAGGAAAGGTTGgcacaaggaaggacaaatgttGAAGTCCTGCCACAGCATGGTTCTAATTCAAGACAATATGCGGTATAG